From the Thermus brockianus genome, the window AGCCTCAAGGAGAAGCGGGCCCTCATCAAGCCGGCCCTGGAGCGGCTTAAGGCCCGCTTCCCCGTCTCCGCCGCCCGGCTCTACGGCCTGGACGCCTGGGGGTTTGAGGTGGTGGGCTTTAGCGTGCTGGGCAACGACCCCGCCTGGGTGGAGGAAACCCTAAGGGAGGCCGCCCGCTTCCTGGCGCAAAGCGGGGGCTTCCAGGTGGCGCTGGAGGAGTTCCGCCTCGAGGCCTTTGAGCTGGACGGCCTCCTCTAGACGAGCTCCAGGGCGAAGGCCACCGACCCCCCGGTGCCGTGGCAGATGGCGGCGAGGCCCCTTTCCTCCCCCTTTACCCTGAGGGCGTTCAGGAGGGTGACCAGGATCCTGGCCCCGCTCGCCCCGATGGGGTGGCCCAAGGCCACCGCCCCCCCGAAGACGTTAAGCCGTTCGTAGGGCACCTTGAGGAGGCGGCTGAAGAGGACGTTGTTCAGGGCGAAGGCCTCGTTGTTCTCAAAGAGGCCAAAGTCCTCCACCCGCATCCCCAACCGGTCCAGAAGCCGCTTGGCCGCGGGGATAGGGGCCTCGGGGAAGCGCCAGGGCTCCCCG encodes:
- a CDS encoding DUF503 domain-containing protein — its product is MKAYLGLYTARLETPARSLKEKRALIKPALERLKARFPVSAARLYGLDAWGFEVVGFSVLGNDPAWVEETLREAARFLAQSGGFQVALEEFRLEAFELDGLL